A segment of the candidate division WOR-3 bacterium genome:
TTAGTTTCTCCGTCATATTAAACTTCTCCCCAGGGTTTTTTGACAAAATACTTTATGTGTCCTTTTTTCACGTATCCTTTTTTCATAAAAGCCTTTTTGGACCATTCGTTGTCCTCATCTATCAGACAAGCGTATACTTTGATCTCTTTCTCCTTGAACCAGGCTTCGGCTTTTTCGATGAGCAGCTGGGCTATTCCTCTTCTTCCGAAATCTGGATCAACAGCCAGCCTGTTGACCCATCCTTTCCTGCCGTCGTGGGTTGCAAAAACGCTTCCGATTATTTTTCCATCGAATAAGGCAACGTAAAAACACGTGTTTTCGAGAATACTCTGCTTTTTTATGATTTCTTTGGCATCTCTTCCATCGAGTTTGTAAGGCAACCCGCTCTTTTCCCAAAGCGCTATAAGGTTTTCGTGATCTTCGTCCACATATTTTTTGAAAACTATATCCATTTTTCCCTCTTTTAAATATGACCTTAACTTATAGAGCAAAATATCATAAAATCCAAATATCTGTAAATTCATATTAATTTTTTCAGGAGGTGTTTGTGTCCGATAAGTCTTTCAACGCGTTCAAGATGGCTCAACAGCAATTCGACAACACAGCCGAAAAACTCGGCCTCGACCAGGGAACAAGAGACCTGTTGCGCACTCCGATGAGGGAGTATTCCTTCAACATTCCCGTGAGAATGGACGACAATTCGGTCAAAGTCTT
Coding sequences within it:
- a CDS encoding GNAT family N-acetyltransferase, producing the protein MDIVFKKYVDEDHENLIALWEKSGLPYKLDGRDAKEIIKKQSILENTCFYVALFDGKIIGSVFATHDGRKGWVNRLAVDPDFGRRGIAQLLIEKAEAWFKEKEIKVYACLIDEDNEWSKKAFMKKGYVKKGHIKYFVKKPWGEV